From the genome of Bombus huntii isolate Logan2020A chromosome 14, iyBomHunt1.1, whole genome shotgun sequence, one region includes:
- the LOC126873494 gene encoding CLIP-associating protein 1-A isoform X11 translates to MNHTDVLLSSGHRCLHRGLKKYPSIDKKLWDPSSRWILQWDNIVKHPGARARGCHCDIHKPPWLYPHLVGKTTDETDRAIKSAPVKRLAAAAAAAPPKRGQFGPAKAPSSALGQAGAVDEETFLTAFEDVPSVNLFSAKDLEEQMKIIRENVGDDKKDWKQRTESMKKLRAIVIAGGTNYENFLENLKSVQRSFEVACTDLRSQVVREACITLAFLSQQLKNKFASFGEAVLLTLMNLIQNSAKVVATAGAVAVRFILQNTHYSRFVPIITSCLSHKSKDIRRASCEYLNLILQIWPTQILQKHLTILQDTIKKGIADSDSEARAFARKSYWAFKDHFPEQAEALLNSLDTAYKRSLMSLSNSGSINSLNVVTRSASVSPRTSRPVMSATGSTENLHQSSGQPHGPLRRTPSLPRSYRQSGIPVLQRPTDSHYRATPGVRSTSAIDLQAAQRAKARMMYANMSRQKASLPRPSKSPDTTAVASPERTARTRTRVSGVSQSQPSSRSGSPSSRLSYATYNREGESLIARPRRLSGHGIRSTGNSREPSPQRFGMDRSFASKIRGRSLHMSPTDRPQSRPVMAQKMLQQSREAESALADALTFENIDNYPRTPRGKGDHSDDSETSSICSERSMDSFRRPNDSFSWSGSQQRLYRDMWDQSIPKDIKEIIENCAHKHWGDRKEGLVGLQHFLSNGNTLTATELRKVTDIFTKMFMDSHTKVFSLFLDTLNELVATHSEDLGDWLYVLCARLLNKLGTDLLGSIQAKIHKTLEVVRECFPGEQLLPAVMRYLTDPTQTPNSRVKIATLVFITQIAETAEPSALINSAGTALARLLDWSNDVKSQDVRRHAQNAVISLYNLNPPKVTMILAELPKYYQEAALPLVQNHLRKSSGSSNPASPGTPPPRAQSSPARSKGKGDIDNADENLEEVYKSLRRTTAEIQNYGFERLERATTSKDSGISNMADVEEKMEGLTLCNSGRSSSVSSPTQRGRSVTNITVNGSSDTIAGDLILPQENNGYKTHGSSPDSIKRPEVLDNMIKTLQSKMTQTEEKVSALQEFQLYVREGDALYIKQNFKKLLKTLLDSLTNDSKKMQVEVLQTLIDMLKCPELVDSFSVYPELLVLKVINAYKLDDQKQDSSTSSNSRSPVLWMAEKCAATIAMVLKPEQVIHLVSTIITTEPYPLNMGAIKMLHKVVEHWGRDAIEPHLSKVMPGLIKAYDDNESAVRKSAVFCMVAIHLAVGEELLKPHLSCLYTSKLKLLNIYIQRAQQANSQPASPRSNSKN, encoded by the exons ATGAATCACACCGACGTACTCTTGTCAAGCGGTCATCGCTGCTTGCACAGGggtttaaaaaaatatccCAGTATCGATAAAAAGCTGTGGGATCCAAGTAGTAGATGGATTCTTCAATGGGATAATATCGTAAAGCATCCAGGTGCTCGAGCAAGAGGTTGTCATTGCGACATTCACAAACCACCGTGGCTATATCCGCACTTAG TTGGCAAAACCACCGATGAAACGGACAGAGCG ATTAAATCGGCTCCTGTGAAAAGGTtagctgctgctgctgctgctgctccTCCGAAAAGAGGACAATTCGGTCCTGCGAAAGCTCCATCTTCAGCTCTAG GTCAAGCTGGCGCCGTCGACGAGGAAACTTTCCTTACAGCGTTCGAAGATGTGCCATCTGTAAATTTGTTTTCCGCAAAAGATCTCGAAGAGCAGATGAAAATCATAAGAGAAAATGTTGGTGACGATAAAAAAGATTGGAAACAAAGGACAGAGAGT ATGAAAAAATTAAGAGCAATCGTTATAGCGGGCGGTACGAATTACGAAAACTTTTTAGAAAACTTGAAAAGCGTGCAAAGATCTTTTGAAGTTGCTTGCACGGATCTTAGGTCGCAAGTGGTAAGGGAGGCGTGCATTACCTTAGCGTTTCTTAGTCAacagttaaaaaataaattcgcTAGTTTTGGAGAAGCAGTCTTACTCACCTTAATGAACCTCATACAAAATAGTGCCAAG GTTGTGGCAACAGCTGGTGCCGTAGCCGTGAGGTTTATTCTTCAGAATACGCATTACAGTCGTTTCGTGCCAATTATCACATCCTGTTTAAGTCACAAGAGCAAAGACATACGTCGAGCATCGTGCGAATATCTAAAtctaattttacaaatatggCCTACTCAAATATTACAGAAACACTTGACCATCTTACAAGATACGATCAAGAAAGGTATCGCCGACTCGGATTCGGAAGCAAGAGCCTTTGCCAGGAA GTCATATTGGGCATTCAAAGATCATTTTCCGGAACAAGCAGAGGCATTGCTCAACAGCCTCGACACCGCGTACAAACGCTCGTTGATGTCCCTTAGCAATAGCGGTAGCATTAACAGTCTGAACGTAGTGACGAGATCGGCCAGCGTTAGTCCTCGAACATCCAGACCAGTGATGAGCGCCACAG GTAGTACGGAAAATTTGCATCAGTCTTCGGGTCAACCCCATGGCCCGCTCAGACGAACTCCCTCCTTGCCACGGTCTTATCGTCAGTCTGGTATTCCAGTTCTCCAAAGACCCACTGATAGTCATT ATCGTGCAACTCCGGGCGTTAGATCTACTAGCGCGATAGATTTGCAAGCCGCGCAAAGAGCTAAAGCGAGAATGATGTACGCGAATATGAGCAGACAGAAAGCGTCCCTTC CACGACCTAGCAAATCACCGGACACAACCGCCGTTGCTAGTCCAGAAAGAACCGCGAGAACAAGGACCAGAGTATCCGGAGTGTCGCAATCTCAGC CTAGCAGCAGATCGGGATCACCGTCCTCGAGACTCAGTTATGCAACGTACAATCGCGAAGGAGAATCGTTAATTGCAAGACCTAGACGGTTATCCGGCCACGGGATCAGAAGTACCGGTAACAGTCGTGAACCAAGTCCGCAAAGATTCGGAATGGATAGAAGTTTCGCGAGCAAAATACG GGGAAGAAGTTTACATATGTCTCCGACGGACAGGCCTCAATCCAGACCAGTTATGGCACAAAAGATGCTGCAGCAGTCGCGTGAAGCGGAATCAGCGTTGGCGGACGCGCTTACCTTCGAAAATATCGACAATTACCCAAGAACACCGAGAGGAAAGGGCGATCACAGCGATGACAGTGAAACCAGCAGCATATGCTCCGAACGAAGTATGGACAGCTTTAGGCGACCAAACGAT TCGTTCTCATGGAGTGGCTCTCAACAAAGACTGTATCGTGATATGTGGGATCAATCTATCCCAAAG GATATCAAGGAAATCATAGAGAATTGCGCGCATAAACATTGGGGCGATAGGAAAGAAGGTTTAGTCGGATTGCAACATTTTCTGTCAAATGGAAATACGCTTACAGCCACGGAATTGCGCAAAGTAACAGACATCTTTACGAAAATGTTCATGGATTCTCATACAAAAGTATTCAGTTTATTTTTGGACACACTGAATGAATTAGTAGCTACTCACAGCGAAGATCTCGGTGACTGGCTTTATGTTTTGTGTGCTCGACTTTTGAATAAATTAGGCACCGATTTACTTGGCTCGATACAAGCGAAAATACACAAAACGCTCGAGGTGGTTAG GGAATGCTTCCCCGGAGAGCAACTTTTGCCGGCTGTAATGAGGTATCTGACGGATCCAACGCAAACGCCAAATTCTCGTGTAAAAATAGCCACACTCGTGTTTATCACGCAAATAGCAGAAACGGCAGAACCGTCTGCTCTTATTAACTCTGCTGGGACAGCGCTCGCAAGGTTACTCGACTGGTCGAACGATGTTAAAAGCCAAGATGTCAGGAGGCATGCACAAAATGCTGTTATATCGCTGTATAATTTGAATCCTCCGAAAGTCACTATGATATTAGCTGAATTACCCAAGTATTATCAG GAGGCGGCATTGCCTTTGGTGCAAAATCACTTGAGGAAATCGTCGGGTTCGAGTAATCCCGCGTCCCCTGGAACTCCGCCTCCTAGGGCGCAGAGCTCACCAGCTCGTTCGAAAGGTAAAGGTGACATTGACAATGCGGATGAAAACTTGGAAGAAGTTTATAA ATCTTTAAGGCGTACGACGGCGGAGATACAAAATTATGGTTTTGAACGTTTAGAAAGAGCAACTACCAGCAAAGACAGTGGAATCAGCAATATGGCTGATGTCGAGGAAAAAATGGAAGGACTTACGTTATGCAACTCG GGTCGTTCGTCTTCTGTTTCTTCGCCCACGCAAAGGGGACGATCTGTGACTAACATTACAGTTAATGGTTCAAGCGATACGATCGCCGGGGATCTTATCCTACCTCAGGAAAATAATGGTTACAAAACGCATG GGTCATCACCCGATTCGATAAAAAGGCCAGAAGTTTTAGATAATATGATTAAAACGTTGCAATCCAAGATGACACAAACCGAAGAAAAAGTATCAGCTCTACAAGAATTTCAATTGTACGTTCGCGAAGGAGATGCTTTGTACATTAAACagaattttaa AAAGCTGCTCAAAACGTTGTTAGATAGTTTGACTAACGATAGCAAGAAAATGCAAGTAGAAGTACTTCAAACTTTAATCGATATGCTTAAATGTCCAGAACTTGTCGACAGTTTTTCCGTCTATCCTGAATTGCTGGTTTTAAAAGTAATTAACGCGTATAAATTAGACGACCAGAAACAAGATTCTTCCACTAGTAGCAATTCAAGATCTCCA GTTCTCTGGATGGCGGAAAAATGTGCTGCAACGATAGCGATGGTTCTAAAGCCAGAACAAGTGATTCACCTAGTATCGACTATAATAACTACCGAACCATATCCCCTGAATATGGGCGCGATAAAAATGCTTCACAAGGTTGTGGAACATTGGGGTCGCGATGCGATAGAACCTCATTTGTCGAAAGTTATGCCCGGTCTCATCAAA GCGTACGATGACAATGAAAGCGCGGTACGTAAAAGCGCTGTGTTTTGTATGGTAGCGATACATTTGGCAGTTGGCGAAGAATTGTTGAAACCTCATCTCAGCTGCTTGTATACCAGCAAACTGAAgcttttaaacatttacatACAACGCGCGCAACAAGCGAACAGTCAGCCGGCAAGCCCACGTAGCAATAGTAAAAATTAA
- the LOC126873494 gene encoding CLIP-associating protein 1 isoform X2, which yields MLRTYEAAVFAYRLNVPIRLVVLLLIPLVFFNSKLRWRARGRPSIITSKRESARGLGFCGSQVVQNGLEILTFLADRMGHDFKPYISTIIQPTIDRLGDSKDATREKAQLVLLKIMEKGCMSPQQLLDRLRPAFSHKNAKLREEALILLTTTLNEHGADEMILSGVIPSIVKLLSDPSEKVRETALNTLADIYRHVGERLRVDLQRKHNVPQAKLLLLIEKFDQLKAAGDLLPLAMSSDENETNAPGRRKYFSRYIRAESLLSRDHANIFFGRTEFAVGKTTDETDRAIKSAPVKRLAAAAAAAPPKRGQFGPAKAPSSALAQPGNTSSMVPRATTVKRNVSVKPTPGQAGAVDEETFLTAFEDVPSVNLFSAKDLEEQMKIIRENVGDDKKDWKQRTESMKKLRAIVIAGGTNYENFLENLKSVQRSFEVACTDLRSQVVREACITLAFLSQQLKNKFASFGEAVLLTLMNLIQNSAKVVATAGAVAVRFILQNTHYSRFVPIITSCLSHKSKDIRRASCEYLNLILQIWPTQILQKHLTILQDTIKKGIADSDSEARAFARKSYWAFKDHFPEQAEALLNSLDTAYKRSLMSLSNSGSINSLNVVTRSASVSPRTSRPVMSATGSTENLHQSSGQPHGPLRRTPSLPRSYRQSGIPVLQRPTDSHYRATPGVRSTSAIDLQAAQRAKARMMYANMSRQKASLPRPSKSPDTTAVASPERTARTRTRVSGVSQSQPSSRSGSPSSRLSYATYNREGESLIARPRRLSGHGIRSTGNSREPSPQRFGMDRSFASKIRGRSLHMSPTDRPQSRPVMAQKMLQQSREAESALADALTFENIDNYPRTPRGKGDHSDDSETSSICSERSMDSFRRPNDSFSWSGSQQRLYRDMWDQSIPKDIKEIIENCAHKHWGDRKEGLVGLQHFLSNGNTLTATELRKVTDIFTKMFMDSHTKVFSLFLDTLNELVATHSEDLGDWLYVLCARLLNKLGTDLLGSIQAKIHKTLEVVRECFPGEQLLPAVMRYLTDPTQTPNSRVKIATLVFITQIAETAEPSALINSAGTALARLLDWSNDVKSQDVRRHAQNAVISLYNLNPPKVTMILAELPKYYQEAALPLVQNHLRKSSGSSNPASPGTPPPRAQSSPARSKGKGDIDNADENLEEVYKSLRRTTAEIQNYGFERLERATTSKDSGISNMADVEEKMEGLTLCNSGRSSSVSSPTQRGRSVTNITVNGSSDTIAGDLILPQENNGYKTHGSSPDSIKRPEVLDNMIKTLQSKMTQTEEKVSALQEFQLYVREGDALYIKQNFKKLLKTLLDSLTNDSKKMQVEVLQTLIDMLKCPELVDSFSVYPELLVLKVINAYKLDDQKQDSSTSSNSRSPVLWMAEKCAATIAMVLKPEQVIHLVSTIITTEPYPLNMGAIKMLHKVVEHWGRDAIEPHLSKVMPGLIKAYDDNESAVRKSAVFCMVAIHLAVGEELLKPHLSCLYTSKLKLLNIYIQRAQQANSQPASPRSNSKN from the exons ATGTTACGTACGTACGAAGCTGCTGTTTTCGCATATCGTCTTAACGTACCGATCCGACTGGTCGTGCTTCTCCTTATCCCGCTCGTATTTTTCAACAGCAAATTGAG GTGGAGAGCTCGCGGTAGACCAAGTATAATTACGAGCAAGAGGGAAAGTGCGAGGGGTCTAGGATTTTGTGGCTCTCAG GTCGTGCAGAATGGTTTAGAAATCCTCACGTTTCTCGCGGATCGAATGGGTCACGACTTCAAGCCTTACATTTCCACTATTATTCAGCCAACGATAGACAGACTAG GTGACAGCAAGGATGCGACACGGGAAAAGGCGCAACTGGTGCTTCTCAAAATAATGGAGAAAGGGTGTATGTCTCCTCAACAACTCTTGGACAGACTGCGACCGGCCTTTAGTCACAAAAATGCAAAGTTACGAGAGGAAGCCCTGATTCTACTAACCACGACGTTGAACGA GCACGGCGCCGATGAAATGATACTGTCCGGAGTGATTCCAAGTATCGTGAAATTATTATCGGATCCATCCGAAAAAGTGCGAGAAACTGCTTTAAACACATTGGCGGATATCTACAGACACGTTGGTGAAAGATTACGAGTGGATTTGCAGAGAAAGCACAATGTACCGCAAGCTAA ATTGCTGTTGCTGATAGAAAAATTCGATCAGCTGAAAGCCGCTGGCGACTTGCTGCCTCTGGCCATGTCTTCGGACG aaaacgaaacgaacgcACCCGGGcgaaggaaatatttttcccGGTATATCCGAGCCGAGTCGCTCTTGTCACGCGACCACGCGAATATCTTTTTCGGCCGTACGGAATTTGCAG TTGGCAAAACCACCGATGAAACGGACAGAGCG ATTAAATCGGCTCCTGTGAAAAGGTtagctgctgctgctgctgctgctccTCCGAAAAGAGGACAATTCGGTCCTGCGAAAGCTCCATCTTCAGCTCTAG CTCAGCCTGGTAATACATCTTCCATGGTTCCAAGGGCTACGACCGTCAAACGAAACGTGTCAGTAAAACCGACACCAG GTCAAGCTGGCGCCGTCGACGAGGAAACTTTCCTTACAGCGTTCGAAGATGTGCCATCTGTAAATTTGTTTTCCGCAAAAGATCTCGAAGAGCAGATGAAAATCATAAGAGAAAATGTTGGTGACGATAAAAAAGATTGGAAACAAAGGACAGAGAGT ATGAAAAAATTAAGAGCAATCGTTATAGCGGGCGGTACGAATTACGAAAACTTTTTAGAAAACTTGAAAAGCGTGCAAAGATCTTTTGAAGTTGCTTGCACGGATCTTAGGTCGCAAGTGGTAAGGGAGGCGTGCATTACCTTAGCGTTTCTTAGTCAacagttaaaaaataaattcgcTAGTTTTGGAGAAGCAGTCTTACTCACCTTAATGAACCTCATACAAAATAGTGCCAAG GTTGTGGCAACAGCTGGTGCCGTAGCCGTGAGGTTTATTCTTCAGAATACGCATTACAGTCGTTTCGTGCCAATTATCACATCCTGTTTAAGTCACAAGAGCAAAGACATACGTCGAGCATCGTGCGAATATCTAAAtctaattttacaaatatggCCTACTCAAATATTACAGAAACACTTGACCATCTTACAAGATACGATCAAGAAAGGTATCGCCGACTCGGATTCGGAAGCAAGAGCCTTTGCCAGGAA GTCATATTGGGCATTCAAAGATCATTTTCCGGAACAAGCAGAGGCATTGCTCAACAGCCTCGACACCGCGTACAAACGCTCGTTGATGTCCCTTAGCAATAGCGGTAGCATTAACAGTCTGAACGTAGTGACGAGATCGGCCAGCGTTAGTCCTCGAACATCCAGACCAGTGATGAGCGCCACAG GTAGTACGGAAAATTTGCATCAGTCTTCGGGTCAACCCCATGGCCCGCTCAGACGAACTCCCTCCTTGCCACGGTCTTATCGTCAGTCTGGTATTCCAGTTCTCCAAAGACCCACTGATAGTCATT ATCGTGCAACTCCGGGCGTTAGATCTACTAGCGCGATAGATTTGCAAGCCGCGCAAAGAGCTAAAGCGAGAATGATGTACGCGAATATGAGCAGACAGAAAGCGTCCCTTC CACGACCTAGCAAATCACCGGACACAACCGCCGTTGCTAGTCCAGAAAGAACCGCGAGAACAAGGACCAGAGTATCCGGAGTGTCGCAATCTCAGC CTAGCAGCAGATCGGGATCACCGTCCTCGAGACTCAGTTATGCAACGTACAATCGCGAAGGAGAATCGTTAATTGCAAGACCTAGACGGTTATCCGGCCACGGGATCAGAAGTACCGGTAACAGTCGTGAACCAAGTCCGCAAAGATTCGGAATGGATAGAAGTTTCGCGAGCAAAATACG GGGAAGAAGTTTACATATGTCTCCGACGGACAGGCCTCAATCCAGACCAGTTATGGCACAAAAGATGCTGCAGCAGTCGCGTGAAGCGGAATCAGCGTTGGCGGACGCGCTTACCTTCGAAAATATCGACAATTACCCAAGAACACCGAGAGGAAAGGGCGATCACAGCGATGACAGTGAAACCAGCAGCATATGCTCCGAACGAAGTATGGACAGCTTTAGGCGACCAAACGAT TCGTTCTCATGGAGTGGCTCTCAACAAAGACTGTATCGTGATATGTGGGATCAATCTATCCCAAAG GATATCAAGGAAATCATAGAGAATTGCGCGCATAAACATTGGGGCGATAGGAAAGAAGGTTTAGTCGGATTGCAACATTTTCTGTCAAATGGAAATACGCTTACAGCCACGGAATTGCGCAAAGTAACAGACATCTTTACGAAAATGTTCATGGATTCTCATACAAAAGTATTCAGTTTATTTTTGGACACACTGAATGAATTAGTAGCTACTCACAGCGAAGATCTCGGTGACTGGCTTTATGTTTTGTGTGCTCGACTTTTGAATAAATTAGGCACCGATTTACTTGGCTCGATACAAGCGAAAATACACAAAACGCTCGAGGTGGTTAG GGAATGCTTCCCCGGAGAGCAACTTTTGCCGGCTGTAATGAGGTATCTGACGGATCCAACGCAAACGCCAAATTCTCGTGTAAAAATAGCCACACTCGTGTTTATCACGCAAATAGCAGAAACGGCAGAACCGTCTGCTCTTATTAACTCTGCTGGGACAGCGCTCGCAAGGTTACTCGACTGGTCGAACGATGTTAAAAGCCAAGATGTCAGGAGGCATGCACAAAATGCTGTTATATCGCTGTATAATTTGAATCCTCCGAAAGTCACTATGATATTAGCTGAATTACCCAAGTATTATCAG GAGGCGGCATTGCCTTTGGTGCAAAATCACTTGAGGAAATCGTCGGGTTCGAGTAATCCCGCGTCCCCTGGAACTCCGCCTCCTAGGGCGCAGAGCTCACCAGCTCGTTCGAAAGGTAAAGGTGACATTGACAATGCGGATGAAAACTTGGAAGAAGTTTATAA ATCTTTAAGGCGTACGACGGCGGAGATACAAAATTATGGTTTTGAACGTTTAGAAAGAGCAACTACCAGCAAAGACAGTGGAATCAGCAATATGGCTGATGTCGAGGAAAAAATGGAAGGACTTACGTTATGCAACTCG GGTCGTTCGTCTTCTGTTTCTTCGCCCACGCAAAGGGGACGATCTGTGACTAACATTACAGTTAATGGTTCAAGCGATACGATCGCCGGGGATCTTATCCTACCTCAGGAAAATAATGGTTACAAAACGCATG GGTCATCACCCGATTCGATAAAAAGGCCAGAAGTTTTAGATAATATGATTAAAACGTTGCAATCCAAGATGACACAAACCGAAGAAAAAGTATCAGCTCTACAAGAATTTCAATTGTACGTTCGCGAAGGAGATGCTTTGTACATTAAACagaattttaa AAAGCTGCTCAAAACGTTGTTAGATAGTTTGACTAACGATAGCAAGAAAATGCAAGTAGAAGTACTTCAAACTTTAATCGATATGCTTAAATGTCCAGAACTTGTCGACAGTTTTTCCGTCTATCCTGAATTGCTGGTTTTAAAAGTAATTAACGCGTATAAATTAGACGACCAGAAACAAGATTCTTCCACTAGTAGCAATTCAAGATCTCCA GTTCTCTGGATGGCGGAAAAATGTGCTGCAACGATAGCGATGGTTCTAAAGCCAGAACAAGTGATTCACCTAGTATCGACTATAATAACTACCGAACCATATCCCCTGAATATGGGCGCGATAAAAATGCTTCACAAGGTTGTGGAACATTGGGGTCGCGATGCGATAGAACCTCATTTGTCGAAAGTTATGCCCGGTCTCATCAAA GCGTACGATGACAATGAAAGCGCGGTACGTAAAAGCGCTGTGTTTTGTATGGTAGCGATACATTTGGCAGTTGGCGAAGAATTGTTGAAACCTCATCTCAGCTGCTTGTATACCAGCAAACTGAAgcttttaaacatttacatACAACGCGCGCAACAAGCGAACAGTCAGCCGGCAAGCCCACGTAGCAATAGTAAAAATTAA